One window from the genome of Ananas comosus cultivar F153 linkage group 13, ASM154086v1, whole genome shotgun sequence encodes:
- the LOC109719122 gene encoding protein MIZU-KUSSEI 1-like codes for MEWFKRRGVTQVYESKTPVFTVSTPSTPELGIDFQTPPTPSRLRSLVGAFRRTRRAHPRAQPQPLPSSLGSIVVATVFGLRVPGARIHLAIQPHPRSPPLAVIELATTTGAFMADIASGPLNFVLQCATRGGTDAPPLWEEARWAQFCNGCVSGSARRRGGGDADAVDLRVIDMLEHVSFGAGILPDYFVGTGTGTGTGTGPVDLVYMRARYERVVRSKDAEVLSMLGSEVKGYPEISFNLIRV; via the exons ATGGAGTGGTTCAAAAGACGAGGGGTTACCCAGGTATACGAGTCCAAGACCCCCGTGTTCACCGTATCCACGCCATCGACGCCCGAACTCGGCATCGACTTCCAAAC CCCGCCGACGCCTTCGCGACTCCGCTCCCTCGTTGGAGCATTCCGTCGAACACGTCGAGCGCACCCCCGCGCCCAACCTCAACCTCTACCCTCCTCCCTCGGCTCCATCGTGGTCGCCACCGTGTTCGGCCTCCGTGTCCCCGGCGCCCGCATCCACCTCGCGATCCAACCCCACCCCAGATCCCCGCCCCTCGCCGTGATCGAGCTTGCCACCACCACGGGCGCGTTCATGGCCGACATCGCGTCGGGGCCCCTCAACTTCGTGCTCCAGTGCGCCACGCGCGGCGGCACGGACGCGCCGCCGCTGTGGGAGGAGGCGCGGTGGGCGCAGTTCTGCAACGGGTGCGTGTCCGGctcggcgcggcggcgcggcggcggggaTGCGGACGCGGTTGATCTGAGGGTGATCGATATGCTCGAGCACGTCTCGTTCGGGGCCGGGATACTCCCCGATTACTTCGTGGGGACGGGGACGGGGACGGGGACGGGGACGGGGCCGGTGGATCTCGTGTACATGCGCGCGCGGTACGAGCGCGTTGTTCGATCCAAGGACGCGGAGGTGCTCTCCATGTTGGGTTCCGAGGTAAAGGGTTATCCCGAGATTAGCTTTAACTTAATTAGGGTTTAG
- the LOC109719625 gene encoding zinc finger protein ZAT12-like produces the protein MKRIRFGDEERVEAVDSITTANVLMLLSRGGGEETDAFSPAAAAAVAAAAAQASRVFECKTCSRKFPSFQALGGHRASHKKPRPATDAIGPANGPNAPAKARVHECSICGLEFAIGQALGGHMRRHRAVGAAEAEAEAEKKPEERRRMLWVDLNLTPLENDMECRKINLGLKIVDNIPMVGCLH, from the coding sequence ATGAAGAGGATTAGGTTCGGAGACGAAGAGCGAGTGGAGGCCGTGGATAGCATCACCACGGCCAACGTGCTGATGCTCCTTTCGCGGGGCGGCGGCGAAGAAACTGACGCTTTTTcgccagcggcggcggcggcggtggcggctgCGGCTGCGCAGGCGTCGCGGGTGTTTGAGTGCAAGACGTGTAGCCGCAAATTTCCGTCCTTCCAGGCCCTCGGCGGGCACCGGGCCAGCCACAAAAAGCCGCGGCCCGCGACCGACGCTATTGGACCCGCCAACGGGCCTAACGCGCCCGCAAAGGCGCGGGTGCATGAGTGCTCGATCTGCGGGCTCGAGTTCGCCATCGGGCAGGCCCTCGGCGGCCACATGCGGCGGCACCGCGCGGTGGGggcggcagaggcggaggcggaggcggagaagaagccggaggagaggaggaggatgcTGTGGGTTGACTTAAACCTTACTCCCCTGGAGAATGATATGGAGTGTAGGAAAATTAATTTGGGGCTTAAGATTGTAGATAACATTCCTATGGTGGGTTGTTTGCattaa
- the LOC109719624 gene encoding ras-related protein RABE1c-like: MAAPPARARADYDYLIKLLLIGDSGVGKSCLLLRFSDGSFTTSFITTIGIDFKIRTIELDGKRIKLQIWDTAGQERFRTITTAYYRGAMGILLVYDVTDESSFNNIRNWIRNIEQHASDNVNKILVGNKADMDESKRAVPTAKGQALADEYGIKFFETSAKTNLNVEQVFFSIARDIKQRLAETDSKPEDRTIKINKPDQAASVSAEAPRSACCGTS, encoded by the exons ATGGCTGCTCCACCTGCTAGGGCTCGGGCGGATTATGATTACCTCATAAAGCTCCTCCTGATCGGCGACAGCG GTGTTGGGAAGAGTTGTCTCCTCCTGAGGTTCTCTGATGGCTCCTTTACTACTAGTTTCATTACCACAATTGG TATTGACTTCAAGATCAGAACGATTGAGCTGGATGGTAAGCGGATCAAATTGCAAATTTGGGACACAGCTGGTCAGGAACGCTTTCGAACTATTACAACTG CATACTATCGAGGAGCCATGGGCATTTTGCTTGTTTATGATGTCACCGATGAGTCGTCCTTCAATA ACATAAGGAACTGGATTAGGAATATCGAACAACATGCTTCCGATAATGTGAACAAGATTTTGGTGGGCAACAAAGCTGACATGGATGAGAGCaaaagg GCTGTGCCTACGGCAAAGGGGCAAGCACTTGCTGATGAATATGGCATCAAGTTTTTCGAAACT AGTGCAAAGACGAACCTAAATGTTGAACAAGTGTTCTTCTCAATAGCTCGAGATATCAAGCAAAGGCTTGCTGAAACTGATTCCAAACCGGAG GACCGTACGATTAAGATCAACAAGCCGGACCAGGCGGCTTCTGTGAGTGCAGAAGCACCAAGATCAGCCTGCTGCGGTACCTCCTGA
- the LOC109719026 gene encoding probable histone H2A.2: MDGGGKVKKGAAGRKGGGPKKKPVSRSVKAGLQFPVGRIGRYLKKGRYSQRVGTGAPVYLAAVLEYLAAEVLELAGNAARDNKKNRIIPRHVLLAVRNDEELGKLLAGVTIAHGGVLPNINPVLLPKKSASKEPKSPTPKPTKSPKKA; this comes from the exons ATGGACGGGGGAGGGAAGGTGAAGAAGGGGGCGGCGGGGCGAAAGGGGGGCGGCCCGAAGAAGAAGCCGGTGTCGAGATCCGTGAAAGCGGGGCTCCAGTTCCCCGTGGGCCGGATCGGGCGCTACCTGAAGAAGGGCCGCTACTCCCAGCGCGTCGGCACCGGCGCCCCCGTCTACCTCGCCGCCGTCCTCGAGTACCTCGCCGCCGAg GTGCTGGAGCTCGCGGGGAACGCGGCGAGGGACAACAAGAAGAACCGGATCATACCGCGGCACGTGTTGCTCGCCGTGCGGAACGACGAGGAGCTGGGGAAGCTCCTCGCCGGGGTCACGATCGCGCACGGCGGGGTGCTCCCCAACATCAACCCCGTGCTCCTCCCCAAGAAGTCGGCGAGCAAGGAGCCCAAGTCGCCGACTCCCAAGCCCACCAAATCGCCCAAAAAGGCGTAA
- the LOC109719660 gene encoding pentatricopeptide repeat-containing protein At1g12775, mitochondrial-like — protein MLAASHLLDPATSLLVLRRLAQWRKLVRAKTLLSALSARSAVPVPFLYSLVLQCLVPLGPIRDIELVWSEVVKDPPHKPFNASDFVVHLARRSANAAEIEGVFRRVSSTRSGLTPRAYSALIGALCKGENPNPVLGRHVLREMEEKGFEADELTYIALFRSFCRIGNPLEADSILRILVERKKYKADVLIYGDFLYGLCKSGKLREARKLFDKMSKKDRSFTANTEVVPVLKPGRRVIFQLGSPHPVSEKMAFEAYFRALCGTGRVEEAERLLKDRVMQNTVPDVCVYASFVEALFDAGRVEDAMNFFEAHKNKRGIDGKGIAVALIMGLCNVGRAGEGLQLLYEIVDGRFFPTARVWNRIVERFCEEGRVHDAQNLFDELRRGKCGDFARPDSSTYELMIFGLLNKGDTTAAIALLDEMTKKKIRADVRLYSAIVRRLYEDGAIEESNKYLNRMIENGILASYSAWEGLVDSMMRSR, from the coding sequence ATGCTCGCCGCGTCCCACCTCCTCGACCCCGCCACCTCCCtcctcgtcctccgccgcctcgcccaaTGGCGCAAGCTCGTGCGCGCAAAAACCCTCCTCTCCGCCCTCTCCGCGCGATCTGCTGTCCCCGTCCCCTTCCTCTACAGCTTGGTCCTCCAGTGCCTCGTCCCCCTCGGCCCAATCCGCGACATCGAACTCGTCTGGAGCGAGGTAGTGAAAGATCCTCCCCACAAACCCTTCAATGCTTCCGATTTCGTTGTGCATCTCGCTCGCCGCAGTGCGAACGCCGCAGAGATCGAGGGGGTCTTCCGCCGGGTTTCGTCGACCCGATCGGGTTTAACCCCGCGAGCTTATTCGGCTTTGATCGGTGCGTTGTGTAAGGGAGAAAACCCTAATCCTGTTTTGGGGCGACATGTTTTGAGGGAGATGGAGGAGAAGGGTTTCGAAGCGGATGAGCTCACCTACATTGCTCTGTTTCGATCCTTCTGTCGAATTGGGAATCCGTTAGAGGCCGATTCGATTCTGAGGATACTGGTAGAGAGGAAGAAGTACAAAGCAGATGTTTTGATCTACGGAGATTTCCTGTATGGGTTATGCAAATCTGGGAAGCTGAGAGAAGCACGTAAACTGTTCGACAAAATGTCAAAGAAAGATCGGAGCTTTACGGCGAATACCGAGGTTGTTCCCGTGTTGAAACCCGGAAGGCGGGTCATCTTCCAATTGGGTTCGCCACACCCCGTTTCCGAGAAAATGGCGTTCGAGGCCTACTTCCGAGCGCTCTGCGGCACAGGGAGGGTGGAGGAAGCCGAAAGGCTCTTAAAAGATAGGGTTATGCAGAATACTGTGCCGGATGTTTGCGTTTATGCATCATTTGTCGAAGCTTTGTTCGATGCGGGTAGAGTAGAAGATGCTATGAACTTTTTTGAAGCTCATAAAAATAAGCGTGGAATAGATGGTAAGGGAATTGCAGTGGCACTGATAATGGGTCTTTGTAATGTTGGTAGAGCGGGCGAGGGCTTACAACTTCTTTATGAGATAGTCGACGGCCGGTTTTTTCCGACCGCTAGGGTTTGGAATCGGATCGTCGAGAGGTTTTGTGAGGAAGGGAGAGTGCACGATGCGCAAAATCTGTTCGATGAATTGAGGCGCGGGAAATGTGGCGATTTTGCTAGGCCCGATTCTTCGACTTACGAGTTGATGATATTCGGCCTTCTGAATAAGGGTGATACTACCGCCGCGATTGCCCTTCTCGATGAAATGACGAAGAAGAAAATTAGGGCAGATGTTCGTTTGTATAGTGCCATTGTGAGGAGGTTATATGAGGATGGAGCGATCGAGGAATCGAACAAGTACTTGAACCGCATGATCGAGAATGGGATCTTAGCTTCTTATAGTGCATGGGAAGGTCTAGTAGATTCTATGATGAGATCACGATGA